The nucleotide sequence GCCTGAATCGCCATGACCACGCCCGCGCAAAAGCCGCGTGGTTTGGCGAGATGGATGCGTTCAACAGTCATGGGGCTATGCTACGCGGCTGCGGTGTAAAGTATCTGTGTAGTCACAGATGCGCTACAACATGCTCATGGGTTTTGTGTGGGACGATGTCAATATCCCGGCACAATATCGAGTCAGAGGAAGCCGAGGAAGCGGCGACTGATGCCCAGAGGGTGCCTGCGCCTGCTTACCGGAGGAATGCCAAATGACTGACCTGACCATCATCACCGACATGAGCCAGATTCCCGCCTTCGAGAGCGAGGCTGAGGAAGTCGCTTTCTGGAACACCCACGCCCTGGCTGAGCATCTGCTGCAGCCGGAGCATAAGGAGGCCGACTTCCTGCCGCCTCCACGCCCACGCAAATCCACACCGACCAGCATTCGCCTCGGCACCGACCTTGAGCAGCGCCTGCGCGTGCTGGCCGAGCGGAAAAACACGACCTATCAAACCTTGCTCAAAGAATTTGTGCTGGAGCGGGTCTACGAGGAAGAAAAGCGGTTGAAGATTATTTGAGCTGTGGGCGGCCCCGGCGCGAGCGCAGTGTTTCGGGGACGGAGGCGAGCAGGGCAGCGGGAAGAATCAGCAGCATCAGCGAAACGATTCCTTCTGCGTCCATCCCGTAAGGCGACCAGACCCAGACCGTCAGAAGCAGCGGCGTCAGCAACAGCATCAGCCCTTTGCCCCAGCGCGGCGCGAGCCAAAACGCCAGCAGCGCAGCGGCAAAAATGGGCAGTGGGAGAAACCAGGAGATTTGGAGGTCATCCCAGAGGCCTACGGGACTCCACCAAGGGGAGGTATCGCCCAATTCGGCCCGCCGAAAATTATCCATCTTCCTAGCCAACAGAATGAACACTGAGAAGAAAACCAGCGTCCAAAAGTACGTCCAGAACGCGAATTTTAGGGCAGGCCGAAGCTTTTGCACGAGTTGACCTTATCCCACATCTTTTCCGCTGTCGTCCTTCAAAGGGCTGACTTTCCCCTCCATCATCCATCAGCGCAGCGGGCAGGCCCTATACAGGTGCCGTTCTGCCCAAGACAGCGAACCCATCATCTATCATCCAAAAGCCGCACCAGCCCGCGCATCCGCGACATGTCCACCTCGTCCGCCGTGATGTCCATCAGCACCGCGTCGAAGCGTTCCCCGCCCAGCCGAATCGCCCCGCGCCGCCGCCCGATTTCGCGGAAACCCACTTTCTTGTAAGCCGCGATGCCCCGCGTGTTGTACGAAAACACGTTCAGTTGAATATTGTGCAGCCCCAGAAAGTACATGCCGTACTCGACCATCAGCCGCACCGCTTCCGAACCGTAGCCGCCGCCCCAGTATTCGGGGTCGTGGATGCTGACGCCCAGTTCGGCGGTGCCGTGCCGGTGGTTGATGGTGCGTAGGTCAACGCCGCCGATGTACGTCTGCCCCTCCCGCGTGTAGATGCCGAAGGTCACCCCGTCGGGCTTGCTCTTGCTGATGCTCTCGAAATACGCCTGCTCGTCTTCCAGGCTGAACGCGCCGCCGATGGCCCCCAGATACGCCGTGAGTTCGAGGTTGGCGAAGTGCCGCGCCATCACCGGCACGTCCTCCGGGCGCACGCGGGCGAGGATGACTTTTTCTCCGGTCAGGACGGGGTGGATGTCGGCCACGCTCAGGCCCCCAGCCCGCCGAACTCGCGCACGAACTTCTCCTGACGGCTGTTTTCAATCGCGCCGGGGCGGGTTTTTCTGACCAGGGCCATCGCCTCTCCCGGCTCCATTCCGGCTTGCACCAGCAGGCACGCCGCCGTCAGCCCCGCCCGTCCCAGCCCGCCCCGGCAGTGGACGACCACGTTTTTGCCGTCGAGCAGCCCCTCCATCAGTTCGTCCAGAAATTCCCCGAAGCGCTGCGGGTCGCTCGGCACGTCGCCGTCCACGATGGGGCAGGCGCTGATGCTCAGGCCGTGGGCCTCGGCTTTTTCGTGGTAGCCGTCCATGCCCAGCATCTCGAATTCGAACTCCTCAATCAAGGGCGCGATGACGTTCGTGCCCTGCCGCGCGAGTTCCTGCATGTCGCCTTCCACGCTGCGCCGGTGCACCACGCCGGGTTGCAGCAGACTCTCGCCCTTCTTGCCGGGGGCGAAGGTCAGGCCAAGTTGCCCCGGCCACAGGGCCGTGGGAATCCAGTCCACGCGGATGGGGGAGGAGGTCATGGGGAAAGTCTAAGGGTCGAAGAGTCGAAGGGTCTAAGGGCTAGAGCTTCGGCTCCGGCTTCCTTAGACCCTTCGACCTTTAGACCCTTATACGCGTTTACGCCTCCTTCAACCACCGCGCCGCGTCCAGAGCGTGATAAGTGATAATCGCATCGGCCCCCGCCCGCACCATGCCGGTCAGGGTTTCGAGGACCGTGCGGCGTTCGTCCATGTAGCCCAACTTTGCGGCGGCCTTGACCAGCGAGTATTCGCCGCTGACGTTGTAGGCGACCATCGGCAGGTCGAAGGCGTCACGCACCGTTCGCATCACGTCCAGGTAGGCCAGTGCGGGCTTGACCATCAGGTAGTCGGCTCCCTGCTCTGCGTCCAGGCGGGCTTCGCGCAGGGCTTCGCGGTAGCCGCCGGTGGGGTCCATCTGGTAGCTGGCGCGGTCTCCCTTGCTGGGCGCACTGCCCGCCGCCTCACGAAAGGGGCCGTAGTAGGCGCTGGCGTACTTGACCGCGTAGCTCATGACCGGAATGTGCGCGAAGCCCGCCGCGTCCAGAGCGGCCCGAATCGCCGCCACCTGACCGTCCATCATGGCACTCGGCGCGATGATGTCGGCCCCGGCGCGGGCCTGCGACACGGCGGTCTGGGCGAGCAGGTCGAGGGTCGGGTCGTTGTCCACCGTCCAGTGGCCGCTGACCTCGTGCAGGTGCCCGCAGTGGCCGTGCGAGGTGTACTCGCACAGGCAGGTGTCGGCAATCACGACCATCTCGGGCAGCGCGGCCTTAATCGCGCGGGTCGCCCGCTGCACCACGCCTTCCTCGGCGTAGGCCTGCGTGCCCACCTCGTCTTTCTCATCGGGAATCCCGAACAGAATCACCGCACGGATGCCGAGGCTCTGCGCTTCCCGCGCCTTGTCCACCGCGCTGGGAATCGAGTGACGCAGCACGCCGGGCATGGTGGAAATCTCGGTGTCGCTCTCGCCCTCATGCACGAACATCGGGAAGATGAACTGCTCGGGGCTGAGGCGGGTTTCACGCGAGAGCGCGCGCAGGCCGGGGGTCAGGCGCAGGCGGCGGGGGCGAGCGGTGGGCACAGAGGTCATGAAAAGAGGATAGGTCGCCCGGACATGGCAGGCTGTGACGGACGCCCCTCAGCGCCGCCGTTTCGCCAGTTCCTGCGCGGCCTGTGCGTCGAAGTATCTGGCGTTCGCCGAGAACAGCGCGTTCCACGTCGTCAGGTCCACCACGCCGGTCGGTTTCAGGCCGTTGGCAATCTGAAAGACGATGACGTGGGCTTCGGTCACCGGCCCGAACCAGCCGTCGCCGCCCTGGCCGGGGTCCACCTTCGAGACGACCATCAGGCGCAGTTGAAGCTGCCGCACGTCCGCGCCGTTCATGCGGGGGTGGGTCAGGCGCAGGGCACGTTTGAAAGCAGGAACGGGCGCCGGAGCCTGGGCTTTGGCTGCGGCAGTGGGCTGGGTGGTCGGCGGCTGTGCCGCTGGCTGAGTCGCCGCTGGCTGGGGCGCAGGCTTTTGCGCCGAGGGCGTCAGCAGAATCAGGGATGTCCCGGCCCCGTCACTGCCGGGCACGATGCCGATGTTGACGTAGCCGCTCGGCAGCGTGACCCAGTTGTAGACCCGCCCCTGCCCGTCGGTGCGCCACGCCCCGTAGAGACTCAGCTTGCTCGCTGCCGAGAGGGCCTTGCGGGTCGCGGCCAGGTTCAGGTCGGACGTCACGCAGCGGGCCGACGCCGACGCCTGCCGCACGCTGGCCGGGCAGGGAGCGATGAGGCCGTCCACGGCGAGGGCGGCAGTATCGGCAGTCCGCTCGACCTCCTGTGGAGTCACGGCAGCGAGGGCCGGGGTCAGCAGCAGGACGCCGAGCACGGCGAAACGGGAAAGAGCGGACATGGCAGCAGTCTAGAGCGTGAGCAGTCTAGAACTCGTCCCGGCCAGTCTCGGCTCAGTCCGCCCCGTTCGCGTCCGGCAGCGGCAGGCGCTGAATGCGGTACTCGCGCCGGGCGAGGGGAGGGCGCACCACGCCCGCGACCATCAGTTCGTCGGCGGCGTCTTCGCTCAGGCGCTCGAGCTTGAGCACGTAGGCCCGCAGCGTGGCATACGAATCGAAGCGGCGGGGGTGCGAGTCCCCCTCGATCAGCAGGTCCACCCAGGCGATCACCACAGCCTCCAGGCGCTCACAGGTCGCGCAGGTCTTCCCAGATCTGCCAGCCCACACCCTCAGGCGTGCCTTCCAGCAGCGGGTTCAGGGCCTGACTCGCCACCGTGGCGTCGTCGTGCAGGTCCTCGTTGCTGGGGCGCTCGTCGTACACGCGCAGCACCGTGAACTGGTAGAAGGTCTGGCTGGCGGTCGGTTCGC is from Deinococcus wulumuqiensis R12 and encodes:
- the hemB gene encoding porphobilinogen synthase; this encodes MTSVPTARPRRLRLTPGLRALSRETRLSPEQFIFPMFVHEGESDTEISTMPGVLRHSIPSAVDKAREAQSLGIRAVILFGIPDEKDEVGTQAYAEEGVVQRATRAIKAALPEMVVIADTCLCEYTSHGHCGHLHEVSGHWTVDNDPTLDLLAQTAVSQARAGADIIAPSAMMDGQVAAIRAALDAAGFAHIPVMSYAVKYASAYYGPFREAAGSAPSKGDRASYQMDPTGGYREALREARLDAEQGADYLMVKPALAYLDVMRTVRDAFDLPMVAYNVSGEYSLVKAAAKLGYMDERRTVLETLTGMVRAGADAIITYHALDAARWLKEA
- a CDS encoding peptidoglycan-binding domain-containing protein, producing MSALSRFAVLGVLLLTPALAAVTPQEVERTADTAALAVDGLIAPCPASVRQASASARCVTSDLNLAATRKALSAASKLSLYGAWRTDGQGRVYNWVTLPSGYVNIGIVPGSDGAGTSLILLTPSAQKPAPQPAATQPAAQPPTTQPTAAAKAQAPAPVPAFKRALRLTHPRMNGADVRQLQLRLMVVSKVDPGQGGDGWFGPVTEAHVIVFQIANGLKPTGVVDLTTWNALFSANARYFDAQAAQELAKRRR
- a CDS encoding CopG family antitoxin, yielding MTDLTIITDMSQIPAFESEAEEVAFWNTHALAEHLLQPEHKEADFLPPPRPRKSTPTSIRLGTDLEQRLRVLAERKNTTYQTLLKEFVLERVYEEEKRLKII
- a CDS encoding GNAT family N-acetyltransferase, coding for MADIHPVLTGEKVILARVRPEDVPVMARHFANLELTAYLGAIGGAFSLEDEQAYFESISKSKPDGVTFGIYTREGQTYIGGVDLRTINHRHGTAELGVSIHDPEYWGGGYGSEAVRLMVEYGMYFLGLHNIQLNVFSYNTRGIAAYKKVGFREIGRRRGAIRLGGERFDAVLMDITADEVDMSRMRGLVRLLDDR
- a CDS encoding cyclin-dependent kinase inhibitor 3 family protein; this translates as MTSSPIRVDWIPTALWPGQLGLTFAPGKKGESLLQPGVVHRRSVEGDMQELARQGTNVIAPLIEEFEFEMLGMDGYHEKAEAHGLSISACPIVDGDVPSDPQRFGEFLDELMEGLLDGKNVVVHCRGGLGRAGLTAACLLVQAGMEPGEAMALVRKTRPGAIENSRQEKFVREFGGLGA